The Salmo salar chromosome ssa04, Ssal_v3.1, whole genome shotgun sequence genomic sequence ACAGATGTGAATTGATGACAACCAGGGTACTTCTCTAATCTCTCCCAGATCACATTTAACACCACATGGGATTGAATGACCTCCCCTGAACGAAACAGACTTACTACGCCTACTACCTTTGCAGCGCTCAGCAACTAGGGCAACCATAGCAACCAAGTGAATGACTCCTCAATGTGCCCTTCCTTAGCCACTGCTAACAGCTAGCTGTACAGTACTAGTCAGTCATTGTTTACACTACACTGGCCCCTTTGTGTGGTCTGCGGTTGAGAACCACAGGTGGAGGTGAATGTTGGCGGTGGCCAGGTAAAAGGCTGGTTTGTCAGGCTAGTTTAGCACTGCTtctgacggggctggttttcaaGCCACCATGAATGAACTGACACTAGATAATCGTGAAGAAAAATACAAAGTAGCACTTTGACTTGTCTTTTTATGTCCTTTTAGCTAAGGCTTCTTGCTGCACAAAAGCCCGGTTATGTCATAGCCAAGCCGGGTCGGGAGCTATTGACTGACTCTGGCTTCCCCAGAGAGAGTGCAGTATTATGGCGGTGTGGAGGAAGAACTATGTCAGTAATCTCTTGTATTTCCTGTTTTCTAGTAGTCGAAGAGAAGCTAGGTAGCCTACTGTAGATCAATAGTGCTTCTATTGGAGAAGTATATGAAGAAGGAAGGTGGTAGCACTTACCTGGAAGGGGAAGCGGGTTGAGATGCTTTGTTTACGGGTCACGGGGGATGGCAGTGACCCTACAGGCTTCTgtgcagggagaggaggagggttgtCCAAAGTCCCATCGAACACTGAGGGAGAAAACCGACAACTTTTAGACTGGATACACTGTACTGTAAACTGTACAAACCATACAGTCAACTTTTAATCCATGCAAAGGTTTGGGATCATTGTATTTTTGCGCTAATTCACTGGCTTGGTGTTGCCATGAATGAACACTCTGAGATGGAAAATGCACATACTCAAACTACATGTCGAAGTAAATAAAGTATTGAAATTCGGATTAACTGACTCACTTATCAGGAGTCGACTGTACACACTCACTAAGACACcaaagcacagacacacacattctaaCATCCACACCTACAGtttgtttgagaaaatggcagCATCTAATCCATCATTAGGTTATGTCAAAACGTTTTATTTTGGGTAGACCCAGATGGAGATCAGAGGGCCTTTATATAAGGTCATACATGTGTGGATATGGAGTATGCCACATAACTCACTACTCAGAGAGTAGAGCAGGTGGACTAGACTCACGTTTTCCTTTACTGGGCACTCTAATGGTGGTGGGTCTTCTGGTTACACTCTGTCTGCGGAAGGAGCCGTCGCCCACATCACTACCCACAGGGTTCACTGGGATATagtctggagagagacagagatagagacggcCAGTGTTGACTCATCAATATTTGTCAACATATAGGTCCTGCATTAGGACTATATGACAAATTCTAAGCAATGTTTAAAACCTTTAATgccaatctggaccctctctttctaaaattatccgccgcaattgttgcaacccctattactagcctgttcaacctctctttcgtatcgtctgagatccctgaagattggaaagctgccgcggtcatccccctcttcaaagggggagacactctagaccaaactgttatagacctatatctatcctatatCTATTCTAAAgttttcgaaagccaagttaaacagatcaccgaccatttcgaatcccaccgtaccttctccgctatgcaatctggtttccgagctggtcatgggtgcacctcagccacgctcaaggtcctaaacgatattataaccgccattgataaaagacagtactgtgcagccgtcttcatcgacctggccaaggctttcgactctgtcaatcactgcattcttatcggcagactcaatagccttggtttctcaaatgactgcctcgcctggttcaccaactacttagatcgagttcagtgtgtcaaattggagggcctgttgtccggacctctgtcagtccctatgggggtaccacaatgttcaattctctggccaactcttttctctgtatatatcaatgatgtcgctcttgctgctggtgattctctgatccacctctacgcagacgacaccattctgtatacttctggccgtTCTTTGGAagctgtgttaacaaacctccagacgagcttcaatgccatacaacactccttccgtggcctctaactgctcttaaatgctagtaaaactaaatgcatgcttttcaaccgatcgctgcccgcacccgctcgCCCGACTAGCTTCACTacgacggttctgacctagaatatgtggacaactacaaatacctaggtgtctggttagactgtaaactctccgtccagactcacattaagcatgtccaatccaaaattaaatctataatcgacttcctatttcgcaacaaagcctccttcactcatgctgctaaacataccctcgtaaaactgactatcctaccgatccttgacttcggcgatgtcatttacaaaatagcctccaacactctacgcATCAAATTAGATGTAgtcaatcacagtgccatccgttttgtcaccaaagccccatatgctacccaccactgcgacctgtatgctctagttggttggccctcgcttcatattcgtcgccaaacccactggctccaggtcatctacaagtctttgctaggtaaagcctcgccttatctcagctcactggtcaccatagcaacacccacccatagcacgtgctccagcaggtatatttcactggtcatccccaaagccaactcctactttctctgctgccaatgactggaacgaattgcaaaaatcactgaagctggagacttatatctccctcactaattttaatcatcagctgtcagagcagcttaccaatcactgcacctgtacacagcccatctgtaaatagcccacccaactacctcatccccatattgttatttatttttgctctttacaccaatctctacttgcacatcatcatctgcacatctatcactccagtgttaatgctaaattgtaattattttgccactatggcctatttattacatTACCTCActatatttgcacacactgcacattgatttttctattgtgttagtgactgtacgtttgtttatcccatgtgtaactctgtgttgttgtttgtgttgcactgctttgctttatcttggccaggtcgcagttgtaaatgagaacttgttctcaactggcctacctggttaaataaaggtgaaataaaacaattaattaaAATAACTGCAGGCTAGTGACGTTTTTTGTAAAGTAGTGTCGATAAAGAGGTTATAAATTAGCTTATATGTGTTTTAACTATACTTAGAACACTTATACTACTAAGTTAACCAATTAAGTCAGTGGTGAAATGCATGCTGCTGTACTTACTCATGGGGTTGTCCATGTATTCATTCACTGCctctgtggtggtgatggagACTGAGTTGTGGTTGTTGAGGTTGAGGCCCAGCGGCTCCTTGCGAGGTTTCTCTGGAGAGATAGGAGGTACCAACCTGGGTTCATCCTCCTCTTGGGGGAAAAGGTTCTTGGCTCTGGCTGCTATGGAGAGCCGCGACCGGGAAAGGATGGCTGTCTTGGCAGGGGGTGGAgcctctggttctggttctggttcctTGGGTTCTGGGACTATACTGGGTTTTCTGTGGAGCACGGGTCTGGGTGCCGGGGTTGGGATGGAAGGAATAAAGGGAGTGGAGATAATGGAGATCGCCCCCTGGTAGTTATTGCCATTACTGGGCTTCTTGATTGAGGGCTTGGGGGCAAGGGCTGGGGCTGGTTTGGCTGAAATCACAGGGGGTTTGAGGTGCGCGTTCCTGGGTAGAGGCTCTGGTTGTTTGAACTCTGGTTCTCTATCGCCTTCCTGGCTCTCAAAGGCTTGGATCCGGGCCCGGATGTTACGTTGGCTGTGAAGGGCGGCCATGTCACCGTCCTCGTCACCTTCCTCGCTTTGGTCGCTCCCGTCAGTTGGAGTCTGATTGTCACTAGCGTCACTAATGTTCTGGTCGTATTGGTCCTCAGGACAAAACACATCTAATAGTTCCTGTAGGTACTTCCCCGAGGGAGGAGCCTCGACTGCTGTGTCATCTACAGAGCTGGAACCACTGTCACTGAGCCTGACCAGAGTCTGAACTTTGACCTCCTCTGTGATTGTCTGTTTGCAGGATTTGGAACGAGGAAGCGGGATGGGACGTTCAGTGGCTACTGGGACTGTTGAGGAGGGGACTGTAGGTTCTAAGAACGTAGTGATAGTGCTGGGTTCGGAAGGTTTTATTGGCCCATCCCATTGTACagaaacagatggagagagagaccgggTGTTTGGGATTGCACAGCTGGAATCTGTTGGGCTGGGTTGGGCTGCGGCTGACTTGGGGTCAGTTTGGTTCTTAGTGTTAGTGGCTGTGGCGTCTACTTGGATAAGACCAGAATCAGATACAGCTGTTGCAGTGGTAGAGTCACTTTGTAAAGGCTTGGGTAAGTATAGCCTTGGTGGCTTTTTTGGCTTTATTTTCACTGAGAAGGAAGAGATTATAAACAATACACTTAGCCTATACTCACACCACACATGAAAACTTTGACTAAAAAGTGACGTTACATTGTTTTAGTCGTGGTAATACAAGTATATGATATTTACCAACTATAGAGTTTTCATGatgttgtcagctaacccatctgTAATCATCATTCTCATTCTCACAAGCCTCACCTGTAGACTGTCTCTTCTCGATTGGCAGTGAGGATGCAGTGCATTCTGGGCCAGCGGCGGTGTCGTCCTCCACAGGGTCGGTCTGCGTGGCGATGGTCGTGGATCTCCGGGGGGCGGCGGTCGGCGTGACAACGGTCTCCTGGGTCTTCTCCTTGATCACCTGGTCATAGGATGGTGGTGGCTAAGACACGAGAgagaaggcacacacacacgttgaccAAGCTAATGTGTAGCGGTGTGATTATTATAACTTGTATTCTACATGCAAGCTTGCTACCGTCCTACATTGACGTCCTATAGTAGTACAACATGCTGAACCTGCCGTGCTTGTTTCACTGCTAAATGATATGTTTGCTTCGAAAGTAGTTCATCATCTCAAACATTACACTGAAAACTGTGAAAGACACAGGAACATGGTAAGGTGGATCAAACAAAATCCAAAGTTAAAATCCATGCAGAACACACCCAAACTGAACAGGCCAAGAACACACAGCCTGCTGTCTCCCCTAGTATTAGAGGCTGATGTTAGTTAAATAAACGGTACCTGGGTATCTGATTGGATGCACCCTCCCCAGATGGGCTGTGAGGGAGGCGGGGCTGCCGTAAATCCCCCAGAAGCCCCTGGGAACCAGCCGTTGGCAGTGAGCGGCTCGGCTGACAAGATGGTGATCTCTGGACGTCTGAAAGACAAACAAGTCCATTACGCACAATACAGTAGACTACCTCAACCAAACATGACATGCAACAGACTGTTGACACTTGTCTTATGTTGACAGAAAGCCTTATGTAGAAAGCCTTATGTATCATTTGTCATAAATCAATATATAGCTTTTTTAACACCATATGTGGCCATGATTTTGTTTTTTGTTAATAAGCCATTTTATAGACCATATTACTTTCTTTAAATGGTTATTCACCAGTTGAGTCAAGGACTGTAAGTCAACATTAATATCAGTTTGTTTCAAATGAAAAATGTGGATTTCACTGTAGAGCACAAGTTCTTTGCCATGGTGCACTTTACCTTGAAGCATTTGGTGTTTGATTTTTGGAATAATGAGAGTAGAACTGTATTCAATCAGAGAGCTACAGAGACTATGAAGTATTATGAAACTCCTCTGTTTACTTTACCTTCTGTCTCTGGTCTGTTCACTTTGGGTGCTGGTTCTCGCTGTGGGAGAAAATGATATGAAATTAATCTCTTTCAATCTGATATGTAATGAATTGAAAGAGACATTAAAAAAACACTTGGGGGATTCAATCATGTACAATAGCtatataccagaggaggctggtgggaggagctataggagtgCGGGCTCATTGGAATGGAATATATGGAGCAGAGTCAAACACATCAATGCATGGAAACCatacgtttgactccgttccattcattccattctagccattacaatgagcccatcctcctatagttcctcccaccagcctcctctgctacATACAGACTTTAATCATGCTAGATACTTTTATATTGTATGAGAATATACCAAATAATGGACAAACTCAACAATGAGCAACTCACTTCGCTTAATGGCAGCTCGTATTGAGGACAGAGGTCCTTGGCTGGAAGAGAGAAGAGTTACCATTGAGGAGAGTTTGACTGGAAAATAAGATTTCTTACATTTATACAACCTGAGAAAGCAAAGTATAATGCTGGCAACAGTCAGACTCCACCGGATTACTACACTGGACAGACAGTGCTAATTATCCACAAGCCAACTAGCCACCTTTATAGGCTTGAACCAGGACAGAGGAATTCTCAACAAAAATAAATTACAATCTCAGCAAATAATCCTGACATTTGAAAACATTTAATTGTCATCCATAGGTATCCTAGACTTCATTATATGATAAAGTAAAAGAGATAATATATACCCCTTTACCTCTAAAAGAGCTGAATAAGTGCAGAGTAACACCAAAGGATGATAACAACAGTGTTGATAGTTGCATCAAACCTCTTTAGCTGCAGTGGTCCTCTCTGCACTGCAGTTACCACTGTGACGGCCACATCCTCTATCCCACTCTATCGTCAACTCCAATCCACACAACACAGCTACCGCTGCATACTGCAACCAAAAGAAGAGCCTACCTCCGGTACATGCGCCTGTTATACGCCAGTAATCAGAGTGAGAATGGGACAAGTACCAGAGACGCAGGCACAAGAAAGAGGACAATCATTAAAAAGCAAGCCCTTTGAAGAGTTCAACCCCGCTTGCAACTTTCCACAATCCCTCTCCAGAAAACCCTTAAAACGCAGCAGGACGCAGATCCAATCCACTGAATATCCTTAGGCATCGTCCATCTGTTACTGTAACAATGACTCAGAAATAGCCCAAGTCTAACACCTCCTCCTCTGGCCACCACATACATCTACCAAGCCCAGGGGGCGTCCAAAAGTGCACTTCTGCAATATAACGACCCCTCTTGCTGATCTGTATTCCTAGGTCTGATCTGACTTCCTGACTAGTGTAGTGTTGGAGCTGACTCCGCACCCCTCCCAGGCTGTGCCAGAATATGTTCCCAGAAGGGCCAACTACACAGTCTCAACGGAAcggggtcatgttcattagggcacacaatgGAATacgttttaaaaacatttttgcgACAGAAAACAAAAAATGTCTTATTGGACAATCCCAGGTGGTCCCTCCAGGTTTCTGTTTGCGTATGGTGCTTAATGAACAGGATCCAGACCAGACCCCCATAGGCCCAGGACCTTCAACACATCCTGCTCATTAACGGAACTGGAGATGTGATGTAAACCATCTGGAGAGGAAGACAGGAACACTCCCCCCTGCCTCTCCCACCATAGCACTACGTGGATAATTAGGACGATTAGCTAAGCCCGTAAACAAATAGAACAACAGGGAGGTTAAACGTCCAATAGTTGATCAACAAAAAAAAGGTTTGTATTGGAACACGTTGACGTTTGC encodes the following:
- the LOC106602396 gene encoding SH3 domain-containing protein 19, whose amino-acid sequence is MAEGRREEEELRDIRNRNQATDRTERNKSEALHSSQGPLSSIRAAIKRTRTSTQSEQTRDRRRPEITILSAEPLTANGWFPGASGGFTAAPPPSQPIWGGCIQSDTQPPPSYDQVIKEKTQETVVTPTAAPRRSTTIATQTDPVEDDTAAGPECTASSLPIEKRQSTVKIKPKKPPRLYLPKPLQSDSTTATAVSDSGLIQVDATATNTKNQTDPKSAAAQPSPTDSSCAIPNTRSLSPSVSVQWDGPIKPSEPSTITTFLEPTVPSSTVPVATERPIPLPRSKSCKQTITEEVKVQTLVRLSDSGSSSVDDTAVEAPPSGKYLQELLDVFCPEDQYDQNISDASDNQTPTDGSDQSEEGDEDGDMAALHSQRNIRARIQAFESQEGDREPEFKQPEPLPRNAHLKPPVISAKPAPALAPKPSIKKPSNGNNYQGAISIISTPFIPSIPTPAPRPVLHRKPSIVPEPKEPEPEPEAPPPAKTAILSRSRLSIAARAKNLFPQEEDEPRLVPPISPEKPRKEPLGLNLNNHNSVSITTTEAVNEYMDNPMNYIPVNPVGSDVGDGSFRRQSVTRRPTTIRVPSKGKLFDGTLDNPPPLPAQKPVGSLPSPVTRKQSISTRFPFQESFDSEPIPGLPPRPGGAKVLPPRPPPAKVGPGRPPPPRINGPRQSLSTRRAPVSSAAPSPKQPQAQKPKKKGPVLPPRPNPGHRLYNQYTLGLPHGIAEFDYSGRDTGELSFQKNELLLLIEQLDHKTFECQVGDTRGRVQKSHMKVITPLSSAPTKPALSQGDSTVGSRRGSCGLQVQVLHDFTPEGPGELGLREGDVVNNVEQVDSEWYRGSCRGSSGFFPVNYVKVMSNAPTPTNAKKARPPPATVSGPRCVARFDFEGEQSDELTFSEGDVIQLKEYMEEEWARGQIGARIGIFPINFVDIIEDLPPLPQPQRQGSFPTKMALPGMVSSTKTQEAAKPIQSGSSGVEWAVALYDFVGQTEEELSFQQGDRILVTQHVDAEWCSGRLNGREGFFPTAFVETSSGNSPVLDRQQSVTNGEGSRGKAMFDFTAECDEELSLKAGDIITNLESIDDEWFLGELRGKRALVPKNYMQVLA